One segment of Pan paniscus chromosome 20, NHGRI_mPanPan1-v2.0_pri, whole genome shotgun sequence DNA contains the following:
- the NACC1 gene encoding nucleus accumbens-associated protein 1, whose protein sequence is MAQTLQMEIPNFGNSILECLNEQRLQGLYCDVSVVVKGHAFKAHRAVLAASSSYFRDLFNNSRSAVVELPAAVQPQSFQQILSFCYTGRLSMNVGDQFLLMYTAGFLQIQEIMEKGTEFFLKVSSPSCDSQGLHAEEAPSSEPQSPVAQTSGWPACSTPLPLVSRVKTEQQESDSVQCMPVAKRLWDSGQKEAGGGGNGSRKMAKFSTPDLAANRPHQPPPPQQAPVVAAAQPAVAAGAGQPAGGVAAAGGVVSGPSTSERTSPGTSSAYTSDSPGSYHNEEDEEEDGGEEGMDEQYRQICNMYTMYSMMNVGQTAEKVEALPEQVAPESRNRIRVRQDLASLPAELINQIGNRCHPKLYDEGDPSEKLELVTGTNVYITRAQLMNCHVSAGTRHKVLLRRLLASFFDRNTLANSCGTGIRSSTNDPRRKPLDSRVLHAVKYYCQNFAPNFKESEMNAIAADMCTNARRVVRKSWMPKVKVLKAEDDAYTTFISETGKIEPDMMGVEHGFETASHEGEAGPSAEALQ, encoded by the exons ATGGCCCAGACACTGCAGATGGAGATCCCGAACTTCGGCAACAGCATCCTGGAGTGCCTCAATGAACAGCGGCTGCAGGGCCTGTACTGTGACGTGTCAGTGGTGGTCAAGGGCCATGCCTTCAAGGCCCACCGGGCCGTGCTTGCTGCCAGCAGCTCCTACTTCCGGGACCTGTTCAACAACAGCCGCAGCGCCGTGGTGGAGCTGCCGGCGGCTGTGCAGCCCCAGTCTTTCCAGCAGATCCTCAGCTTCTGCTACACGGGCCGGCTGAGCATGAACGTGGGCGACCAGTTCCTGCTCATGTACACGGCTGGCTTCCTGCAGATCCAGGAGATCATGGAGAAGGGCACCGAGTTCTTTCTCAAGGTGAGCTCCCCGAGCTGCGACTCCCAGGGCCTGCATGCGGAGGAGGCCCCATCGTCGGAGCCCCAGAGCCCCGTGGCGCAGACATCGGGCTGGCCAGCCTGTAGCACCCCGCTGCCCCTCGTGTCGCGGGTGAAGACGGAGCAGCAGGAGTCGGACTCTGTGCAGTGCATGCCCGTGGCCAAGCGGCTGTGGGACAGTGGCCAGAAGGAGGCCGGGGGCGGCGGCAATGGCAGCCGCAAGATGGCCAAGTTCTCCACGCCAGACCTGGCTGCCAACCGGCCTCACCAGCCCCCGCCACCCCAACAGGCTCCGGTGGTGGCAGCAGCCCAGCCCGCCGTGGCTGCGGGAGCAGGGCAGCCAGCCGGTGGGGTGGCGGCAGCAGGGGGTGTGGTGAGTGGGCCCAGCACGTCGGAGCGGACCAGCCCAGGCACCTCAAGCGCCTACACCAGCGACAGCCCTGGCTCCTACCACAatgaggaggacgaggaggaggatgGTGGCGAGGAGGGCATGGATGAGCAGTACCGGCAGATCTGCAACATGTACACCATGTACAGCATGATGAACGTCGGCCAGACAG CCGAGAAGGTGGAGGCCCTCCCGGAGCAGGTAGCCCCCGAGTCCCGAAATCGCATCCGGGTTCGGCAAGACCTGGCGTCTCTCCCGGCTGAACTTATCAACCAGATTGGGAACCGCTGCCACCCCAAGCTCTACGACGAGGGCGACCCCTCTGAGAAGCTGGAACTGGTGACAG GCACCAACGTGTACATCACAAGGGCGCAGCTGATGAACTGCCACGTCAGCGCAGGCACGCGGCACAAGGTCCTACTGCGGCGGCTCCTGGCCTCCTTCTTTGACCG GAACACGCTGGCCAACAGCTGCGGCACCGGCATCCGCTCTTCTACCAACGATCCCCGTCGGAAGCCCCTGGACAGCCGCGTGCTCCACGCTGTCAAGT ACTACTGCCAGAACTTCGCCCCCAACTTCAAGGAGAGCGAGATGAATGCCATCGCGGCCGACATGTGCACCAACGCCCGCCGCGTTGTGCGCAAGAGCTGGATGCCCAAGGTCAAGGTGCTCAAGGCTGAGGATGACGCCTACACCACCTTCATCAGTGAAACGGGCAAGATCGAGCCGGACATGATGGGTGTGGAGCATGGCTTCGAGACCGCCAGCCACGAGGGCGAGGCGGGTCCCTCGGCTGAAGCCCTGCAGTAA